In Halobaculum rubrum, the following are encoded in one genomic region:
- a CDS encoding cupin domain-containing protein encodes MGYHAVNPDDLSEVPDRPCELRRVSDAVGFEQMAANLFRAEPGEDLPLAYHYHDDQEELFYVIEGTLHVETPEGTFEVPEGSLFAVEPDSPQRAHNPADADGRVAALAIGAPAVDDVHPYEPEA; translated from the coding sequence ATGGGATATCACGCCGTGAACCCCGACGATCTGTCGGAAGTGCCGGACCGGCCCTGCGAGCTCCGTCGCGTGAGCGACGCCGTGGGCTTCGAGCAGATGGCCGCTAACCTGTTCCGCGCCGAACCGGGCGAGGATCTCCCGCTCGCGTACCACTACCACGACGATCAGGAGGAGCTGTTCTACGTGATCGAGGGCACGCTCCACGTCGAGACGCCCGAGGGGACGTTCGAGGTGCCCGAGGGATCGCTGTTCGCGGTCGAACCCGACAGCCCCCAGCGCGCCCACAACCCCGCCGACGCCGACGGGCGCGTGGCCGCGCTGGCGATCGGCGCCCCCGCCGTCGACGACGTCCATCCGTACGAGCCGGAGGCGTGA
- a CDS encoding uroporphyrinogen-III synthase yields the protein MSDDDRPRVAVFRPDDERLTEAVETLDALGVDALADPMLEIRPTGAVPEGAGWIVFTSKTGVELADEAGWSPADAGGDERDGAATEERDGPAIACIGPSTADAVREAGWPVDLIPNEYSSTGLVAAFDALGVDGVRIEVARSDHGSQVLLDGLRDAGATVHETVLYELVRPEGSGDSAEAAARGDLAGACFTSSLTVEHFLDAADERGVRDGALAGLDDAVVGCIGHPTRETAESHGVAVDVVPAEASFEALAESVVAELDG from the coding sequence ATGAGCGACGACGACCGCCCCCGCGTCGCGGTGTTCCGGCCCGACGACGAGCGCCTGACAGAGGCGGTCGAGACGCTCGACGCGCTCGGCGTCGACGCCCTCGCGGACCCGATGCTGGAGATCCGCCCGACCGGCGCGGTGCCGGAGGGCGCCGGCTGGATCGTGTTCACCTCGAAGACGGGTGTCGAGTTGGCCGACGAGGCCGGCTGGTCCCCCGCCGACGCCGGCGGCGACGAGCGAGACGGAGCAGCCACCGAGGAGCGTGACGGCCCCGCGATCGCGTGTATCGGCCCGTCGACCGCCGACGCGGTCCGCGAGGCCGGCTGGCCGGTGGACCTGATCCCCAACGAGTACTCCTCGACGGGCCTCGTCGCCGCGTTCGACGCGCTGGGCGTCGACGGCGTCCGTATCGAGGTCGCCCGGTCGGACCACGGGAGCCAGGTGCTGCTCGACGGCCTCCGCGACGCCGGCGCGACCGTCCACGAGACGGTGCTGTACGAACTCGTCCGACCGGAGGGAAGCGGCGACTCGGCCGAGGCGGCCGCCCGGGGCGACCTCGCGGGCGCGTGCTTCACCTCCTCGCTCACGGTCGAGCACTTCCTCGACGCCGCCGACGAGCGGGGCGTCCGCGACGGGGCGCTCGCGGGGCTTGACGACGCCGTCGTCGGCTGTATCGGCCACCCGACCCGCGAGACGGCCGAGTCACACGGCGTCGCCGTCGACGTGGTGCCCGCGGAGGCGTCGTTCGAGGCGCTCGCGGAGTCTGTCGTCGCCGAGTTGGACGGCTGA
- a CDS encoding DUF5828 family protein yields the protein MEESISGFKMRGEWGDAVEHGERITRALQDAGASEEYSEAFAAWDEWRPKAHERLGEDVNEKTADQASVAEGKGEQEGKSPEEDLQTAGEKLSESYDRVEDGDNGGALDSWKDSIDHVARAADSAGRKAVRRLENTVYQRVMTQIAPYYFDNELVSANIQKSTRGEGGPEFVFEVNVNDDELKSAVSDRLSSYEDDIDRWHVDTPKVVEASEAAEGAEPPVETVEDGTDGESNPTTN from the coding sequence ATGGAAGAGAGCATCTCCGGCTTCAAGATGCGCGGAGAGTGGGGGGACGCCGTCGAGCACGGCGAACGCATCACCCGCGCGCTGCAGGACGCCGGTGCGTCCGAGGAGTACTCCGAGGCGTTCGCCGCATGGGACGAGTGGCGACCCAAGGCCCACGAGCGCCTCGGCGAGGACGTGAACGAGAAGACCGCCGATCAGGCGAGCGTCGCCGAAGGGAAAGGCGAGCAGGAAGGCAAAAGTCCGGAGGAGGACCTTCAGACCGCCGGCGAGAAGCTCTCCGAGTCGTATGACCGCGTCGAGGACGGCGACAACGGCGGCGCGCTCGACTCGTGGAAAGACTCCATCGACCACGTCGCGCGCGCGGCCGACTCGGCCGGGCGCAAGGCCGTTCGGAGGCTCGAGAACACGGTCTACCAGCGCGTGATGACCCAGATCGCGCCGTACTACTTCGACAACGAGCTCGTCTCCGCGAACATCCAGAAGTCCACGCGCGGCGAGGGCGGCCCGGAGTTCGTCTTCGAGGTGAACGTCAACGACGACGAGTTGAAGTCCGCGGTGTCCGATCGGCTCTCGTCGTACGAGGACGACATCGACCGCTGGCACGTCGACACCCCGAAGGTCGTCGAGGCATCCGAGGCGGCGGAGGGCGCGGAGCCCCCCGTCGAGACGGTCGAAGACGGAACCGACGGGGAGTCGAATCCCACAACGAACTGA
- the serA gene encoding phosphoglycerate dehydrogenase, with translation MKVLVTDPIADAGIESLRDAGHEVVTGYELEGQDLLDAVADANALIVRSGTEVTAEVFEAAPELVIVGRAGIGVDNIDIEAATDHGVVVANAPDGNVRAAAEHTVAMTFAAARSIPQAHGRLKDGEWAKGDYLGREVNNKTLGVVGLGRVGQEVAKRLDSLGMDLVVYDPYINEERAAQFGAELVDELTDCLARSDFVTIHTPLLPETEGMIGAEELAAMGDAYLINCARGGIVDEDALAEAVEDGPVPGAALDVFAEEPLPEDSPLLDVDDVIVTPHLGASTEAAQENVAVDTAKQVLAAFADEPVINALNAPSVDESAFPRIEPYLDVADTAGRIAAQLLGERISSVEVHYEGDIAGEKVDLVTASALKGVFSPLEYEVNAVNAPQLAEDRGIEVTESKTRQAEDFQSLVTVTVKDGDTELSVCGTLFAGDDPRIVRIDGYRVDARPYGQMLVARNRDEPGVIGLIGTVLGEAGVNIAGMFNGRETIGGEALTVYNLDERLPDDAVDRLLDDDRIISVDRIVLDDAENGR, from the coding sequence ATGAAGGTACTCGTCACGGATCCCATCGCTGACGCGGGGATCGAATCGCTCCGAGACGCCGGCCACGAGGTCGTCACGGGCTACGAACTCGAGGGGCAGGACCTCCTCGACGCCGTCGCGGACGCGAACGCCCTGATCGTCCGCTCGGGCACCGAGGTGACCGCCGAGGTGTTCGAGGCGGCACCCGAGCTCGTCATCGTCGGGCGCGCCGGCATCGGTGTCGACAACATCGACATCGAGGCGGCGACCGACCACGGCGTCGTCGTCGCGAACGCCCCGGACGGGAACGTCCGCGCGGCCGCCGAGCACACTGTCGCGATGACCTTCGCGGCTGCCCGCTCCATTCCGCAGGCGCACGGCCGGCTCAAGGACGGCGAGTGGGCCAAGGGCGACTACCTCGGGCGCGAGGTGAACAACAAGACGCTCGGCGTCGTCGGGCTGGGCCGCGTCGGTCAGGAGGTCGCCAAGCGCCTCGACTCGCTGGGCATGGATCTGGTCGTCTACGACCCGTACATCAACGAGGAACGCGCCGCGCAGTTCGGCGCCGAACTCGTCGACGAGCTGACCGACTGCCTCGCCCGTTCGGACTTCGTCACCATCCACACGCCGCTGCTGCCCGAGACGGAGGGGATGATCGGCGCCGAGGAGCTGGCGGCGATGGGCGACGCCTACCTGATCAACTGCGCGCGCGGCGGCATCGTCGACGAGGACGCCCTCGCCGAGGCCGTCGAGGACGGGCCCGTCCCCGGCGCCGCGCTGGACGTGTTCGCCGAGGAGCCGCTGCCCGAGGACTCGCCGCTGCTCGACGTGGACGACGTGATCGTCACGCCCCATCTCGGCGCGAGCACGGAGGCCGCCCAGGAGAACGTCGCCGTCGACACCGCCAAGCAGGTGCTGGCGGCGTTCGCGGACGAACCGGTTATCAACGCGCTCAACGCCCCCTCGGTGGACGAGTCGGCGTTCCCGCGCATCGAGCCGTACCTCGACGTGGCCGACACTGCCGGGCGGATCGCCGCCCAGCTGTTGGGCGAGCGCATCTCGAGCGTCGAGGTCCACTACGAGGGCGACATCGCCGGCGAGAAGGTCGACCTCGTCACCGCCAGCGCGCTGAAGGGCGTGTTCTCGCCGCTGGAGTACGAGGTGAACGCGGTCAACGCCCCGCAGCTCGCCGAGGACCGCGGCATCGAGGTGACCGAGAGCAAGACCCGACAGGCCGAGGACTTCCAGAGCCTCGTCACGGTGACCGTGAAGGACGGCGACACGGAGCTGTCCGTCTGCGGTACCCTCTTCGCGGGCGACGACCCCCGAATCGTCCGCATCGACGGCTACCGCGTCGACGCGCGCCCGTACGGCCAGATGCTCGTCGCGCGCAACCGCGACGAGCCGGGCGTCATCGGCCTCATCGGAACCGTGCTGGGCGAGGCCGGCGTCAACATCGCCGGGATGTTCAACGGCCGCGAGACGATCGGCGGCGAGGCGCTCACCGTGTACAACCTCGACGAGCGCCTTCCCGACGACGCCGTCGACCGACTCCTCGACGACGACCGAATCATCTCCGTGGACCGGATCGTCCTCGACGACGCGGAGAACGGTCGCTGA
- the thrC gene encoding threonine synthase, translated as MSLSLDAPTQDAPSVADDGVWLECIACGGQFAPFDDVRFTCDDCDGLLEVRYADPPTWDDFSGEGVWRYSAGLPFDEGVSLPEGHTPLHEVPRLREDLGVNRLRVKHEGMNPTGSFKDRGMTVGVRVAEELGVGRLACASTGNTSAALAAYGARAGLETLVLLPAGKVAAGKVAQASLHGARILEVDGNFDACLDIVQDLANEGEVYLLNSLNPFRLEGQKTIGFEILEEFRDDYGRFPDRIVLPVGNAGNTSALFKAFRELVAAGAMDADEVPKLTGVQAAGAAPMVEAIENGADEVRRWESVETIATAIRIGNPVNAPKALPGIRGTGGTAVAVDDEAITGAQRDLAHEGVGVEPASAASVAGLRKLRERGVVDADEDVVCLTTGHLLKDPDAAYEAGGDPEPVANSTDAVLEHIGAK; from the coding sequence ATGAGCCTCTCTCTGGATGCGCCGACACAGGACGCCCCGTCCGTCGCCGACGACGGCGTCTGGCTGGAGTGCATCGCCTGCGGCGGACAGTTCGCCCCGTTCGACGACGTCCGCTTCACCTGCGACGACTGCGACGGCCTGCTGGAGGTCCGCTACGCCGACCCGCCGACGTGGGACGACTTCTCCGGCGAGGGCGTCTGGCGGTACTCTGCCGGACTGCCGTTCGATGAGGGCGTCTCGCTTCCGGAGGGCCACACGCCGCTGCACGAGGTGCCCCGCCTGCGCGAGGACCTGGGCGTGAACCGCCTCCGCGTGAAACACGAGGGGATGAACCCGACGGGCTCGTTCAAGGACCGCGGGATGACCGTCGGCGTCCGCGTCGCCGAGGAGCTGGGCGTCGGCCGACTGGCGTGCGCCTCGACCGGCAACACCTCCGCGGCGCTGGCGGCCTACGGCGCCCGAGCGGGCCTGGAGACGCTGGTGTTGCTCCCGGCGGGAAAGGTCGCCGCCGGCAAGGTCGCGCAAGCGAGCCTCCACGGCGCGCGGATCCTCGAAGTCGACGGCAACTTCGACGCCTGCCTCGACATCGTGCAGGACCTCGCGAACGAGGGCGAGGTGTACCTCCTCAACTCCCTGAACCCCTTCCGGCTGGAGGGACAGAAGACGATCGGCTTCGAGATCCTCGAGGAGTTCCGCGACGACTACGGCCGCTTCCCCGACCGGATCGTCCTCCCCGTCGGCAACGCGGGCAACACTTCGGCGCTGTTCAAGGCGTTCCGCGAACTCGTCGCCGCCGGCGCGATGGACGCCGACGAGGTGCCGAAGCTGACGGGCGTGCAGGCCGCCGGCGCCGCGCCGATGGTCGAGGCCATCGAGAACGGCGCCGACGAGGTCCGCCGCTGGGAGTCCGTGGAGACGATCGCGACGGCCATCCGCATCGGAAACCCGGTGAACGCCCCGAAGGCGCTGCCGGGGATCCGCGGGACCGGCGGCACCGCGGTCGCCGTCGACGACGAGGCGATCACCGGGGCCCAGCGCGACCTCGCCCACGAGGGCGTGGGCGTCGAGCCCGCCTCCGCCGCTTCGGTCGCCGGCCTGCGGAAGCTCCGCGAGCGGGGCGTCGTCGACGCCGACGAGGACGTCGTCTGTCTCACGACCGGCCACCTGCTGAAGGACCCCGACGCCGCCTACGAGGCCGGCGGCGACCCCGAGCCCGTGGCGAACTCCACGGACGCGGTGCTGGAGCACATCGGCGCGAAGTGA
- a CDS encoding helix-turn-helix domain-containing protein, translated as MSDAPDLEDLIETNDPSFGHVMACVFGIQEHESRTYLRLLDNPGSTVEELAGVLERDRSNVNRSLTTLLEKGLAERERRLLDPGGYVYQYTATPLPEAKELLHGALDQWAETVHEVIETFDEQRDAGDE; from the coding sequence ATGAGCGACGCGCCGGACTTGGAGGATCTCATCGAGACGAACGACCCCAGTTTCGGGCACGTGATGGCGTGCGTCTTCGGTATCCAGGAACACGAGAGCCGGACGTACCTCCGCCTGCTCGACAATCCCGGGAGCACCGTCGAGGAACTGGCTGGCGTGCTGGAGCGCGACCGCTCGAACGTGAACCGCTCGCTCACGACGCTGCTGGAGAAGGGACTGGCGGAGCGCGAGCGGCGGCTGCTCGACCCCGGAGGCTACGTGTACCAGTACACCGCGACGCCGCTGCCCGAGGCGAAGGAGCTGCTTCACGGGGCGCTCGACCAGTGGGCCGAGACGGTCCACGAGGTCATCGAGACGTTCGACGAGCAGCGCGACGCGGGCGACGAGTAA
- a CDS encoding VOC family protein, translating to MNVRTIDHVNLRIPADGLADARAFYADALGFELEGVDRFEAGDKPFFDVRLAPEHVIHLWPTDAFDAPRATNYDHVALVVDEAIEAVTDRLADAGVEVEQELASPLGATGEAPAVYVRDPFGYRVELKAPAE from the coding sequence GTGAACGTCCGCACCATCGATCACGTCAATCTCCGCATCCCAGCCGACGGACTGGCAGACGCCCGCGCGTTCTACGCCGACGCGCTCGGGTTCGAACTGGAGGGCGTCGACCGCTTCGAGGCCGGCGACAAGCCGTTCTTCGACGTGCGGCTCGCTCCCGAGCACGTGATCCACCTGTGGCCGACCGACGCGTTCGACGCCCCGAGGGCGACGAACTACGATCACGTCGCGCTCGTCGTCGACGAGGCGATCGAGGCGGTGACCGACCGGCTCGCCGACGCGGGAGTCGAGGTGGAACAGGAACTCGCGAGTCCGCTCGGCGCGACCGGCGAGGCGCCCGCGGTGTACGTCCGCGACCCGTTCGGCTACCGCGTGGAACTGAAAGCGCCGGCCGAGTGA
- the hemL gene encoding glutamate-1-semialdehyde 2,1-aminomutase yields the protein MNHDRSRELYDRALSVLAGGVNSSVRATRPYPFVIERGDGAHVIDADGNRYLDYVMGYGPLLYGHDAPEQVQSAIQRHASQGPMYGGPTEIEVDHAEFVARHVPGVEMLRFVNSGTEATVSAVRLARGYTGRDKIVVMQGGYHGAQESTLVEAGDDPSHTQPSSPGIPDEFAEHTIAVPFNDEAAIREVFEERGDEIAAVLTEPILANYGIVMPVDGYHETLRDLCDDHGSLLIFDEVITGFRVGGLQCAQGKFGVTPDLTTFGKIIGGGFPVGAIGGPAEVIEHFTPSGEVFQSGTFSGHPVTMAAGHEYLRYAAENDVYDHVNALGDRLRSGIQDICEDQAPEYTVVGTDSMFKTVFTREAPETFENHCGGGCRQRESCPRFETCPKTGADTAAAATERWERVFWQEMKERGIWLTANQFESQFVSYAHTEADIEETLEAYKEAL from the coding sequence ATGAACCACGACCGCTCGCGGGAGCTGTACGACCGCGCCCTCTCAGTGCTGGCCGGTGGCGTCAACTCCTCGGTCCGCGCGACGCGACCGTACCCGTTCGTGATCGAGCGCGGCGACGGCGCGCACGTGATCGACGCCGACGGAAACCGCTACCTCGACTACGTGATGGGGTACGGCCCCCTCCTGTACGGCCACGACGCCCCCGAGCAGGTGCAGTCGGCGATCCAGCGCCACGCAAGCCAGGGGCCGATGTACGGCGGGCCGACGGAGATCGAGGTCGACCACGCGGAGTTCGTCGCGCGCCACGTCCCCGGCGTCGAGATGCTTCGGTTCGTCAACTCCGGCACCGAGGCCACGGTGTCGGCCGTGCGCCTCGCCCGCGGGTACACCGGCCGCGACAAGATCGTCGTCATGCAGGGCGGCTACCACGGCGCCCAGGAGTCGACGCTCGTCGAGGCCGGCGACGACCCGTCACACACCCAGCCCTCCTCGCCGGGGATCCCCGACGAGTTCGCCGAGCACACCATCGCCGTCCCGTTCAACGACGAGGCGGCGATCCGCGAGGTCTTCGAGGAGCGCGGCGACGAGATCGCGGCGGTGTTGACCGAGCCGATCCTCGCGAACTACGGCATCGTCATGCCCGTCGACGGCTACCACGAGACGCTTCGGGACCTCTGTGACGACCACGGCTCCCTGTTGATCTTCGACGAGGTGATCACCGGCTTCCGCGTCGGCGGCCTCCAGTGTGCGCAAGGGAAGTTCGGCGTCACGCCCGACCTCACCACCTTCGGGAAGATCATCGGCGGCGGCTTCCCGGTCGGCGCGATCGGCGGGCCCGCGGAGGTGATCGAGCACTTCACCCCCAGCGGGGAGGTGTTCCAGTCGGGAACCTTCTCGGGACACCCGGTCACGATGGCCGCCGGCCACGAGTACCTCCGCTACGCCGCCGAGAACGACGTGTACGACCACGTGAACGCCCTCGGGGATCGGCTTCGATCCGGGATCCAAGACATCTGCGAGGACCAGGCGCCCGAGTACACCGTCGTCGGCACCGACTCGATGTTCAAGACGGTGTTCACCCGGGAGGCGCCCGAGACGTTCGAGAACCACTGCGGCGGCGGGTGTCGCCAGCGCGAGTCGTGCCCCCGCTTCGAGACCTGCCCGAAGACCGGCGCCGACACCGCCGCGGCCGCCACCGAGCGCTGGGAGCGCGTGTTCTGGCAGGAGATGAAAGAGCGGGGGATCTGGCTCACGGCCAACCAGTTCGAGTCGCAGTTCGTCTCCTACGCCCACACCGAGGCGGACATCGAGGAGACGTTGGAAGCGTACAAGGAGGCGTTGTAG
- a CDS encoding ammonium transporter, with amino-acid sequence MWVLVVTFLIFFMHAGFAMLEAGQVRSKNVANQLTKNLLTWSVGVTAFFLVGAGVSSLVGGLTGGGGYSMAEAFGVLTTGNSADWVGWLFGAVFAMTAATIVSGAVAGRMKLRAYVSYTILLAAVIYPVVTGLTWAGGFLASLGFADFAGGMIVHGMGGIAGLTAAYMVGPRLGRYNEDGSSNVIPGHSLTFAVLGTLVLAFGWYGFNVGTAASVFAVENGELTLGAFSYVGRVALTTTLGMAAGAIGAGALSLYKTGKVDTLYVANGLLAGLVGVTSNTDAIIWPGALVIGLLAGAQLPIVFEFVEKRLKIDDVCAVFPVHGSAGVLGAVLLPFFAVDGFTVGALVSQVVGVGVIAIWTVAATAVVFGVIKLLGEIRVDRDHEIEGLDASEHGVDTYPEFGSPDTAVTDGGTVDGNGIVRADGGEANDGGIKLVTAFIRPDKLSDVKTGLAEVGAPSLTVTNVSGRGSQPAKKGQWRGEEYTVDLHQKVKIECVVADIPAGDVAEAISDAATTGEKGDGKVFVLPVENAYQIRTGEVGRSAV; translated from the coding sequence ATGTGGGTGCTGGTGGTCACCTTCCTCATCTTCTTCATGCACGCCGGCTTCGCGATGCTGGAGGCCGGGCAGGTGCGCTCGAAGAACGTCGCCAACCAGCTGACGAAGAACCTCCTGACGTGGAGCGTCGGCGTGACGGCGTTCTTCCTCGTCGGCGCGGGGGTCTCCTCGCTCGTCGGCGGGCTCACCGGCGGCGGCGGCTACTCGATGGCCGAGGCGTTCGGCGTGTTGACGACCGGGAACTCCGCCGACTGGGTCGGCTGGCTCTTCGGCGCCGTCTTCGCGATGACGGCGGCGACCATCGTCTCCGGCGCCGTCGCCGGGCGCATGAAGCTGCGCGCGTACGTGAGCTACACGATCCTGCTCGCGGCGGTCATCTACCCGGTCGTCACGGGGCTGACGTGGGCGGGCGGCTTCCTCGCGTCGCTCGGCTTCGCTGACTTCGCGGGCGGCATGATCGTTCACGGGATGGGCGGCATCGCGGGCCTGACGGCCGCCTACATGGTCGGTCCGCGTCTCGGCCGCTACAACGAGGACGGGTCGTCCAACGTCATCCCCGGCCACTCGCTGACGTTCGCGGTGCTGGGCACGCTCGTGCTCGCGTTCGGCTGGTACGGGTTCAACGTCGGCACCGCCGCTTCCGTGTTCGCCGTCGAGAACGGCGAACTCACGCTCGGGGCGTTCTCGTACGTGGGTCGCGTCGCGCTGACGACGACGCTCGGCATGGCCGCCGGCGCCATCGGCGCGGGCGCGCTGTCACTGTACAAGACCGGGAAGGTCGACACGCTGTACGTCGCGAACGGACTGTTGGCGGGGCTCGTCGGCGTCACCTCGAACACGGACGCGATCATCTGGCCCGGCGCGCTGGTCATCGGTCTGCTCGCCGGCGCCCAGCTCCCCATCGTCTTCGAGTTCGTCGAGAAGCGCCTGAAGATCGACGACGTGTGCGCGGTGTTCCCGGTTCACGGCTCCGCCGGCGTGCTCGGCGCGGTGCTGTTGCCGTTCTTCGCCGTCGACGGCTTCACCGTCGGCGCGCTCGTGTCGCAGGTCGTCGGCGTCGGCGTCATCGCCATCTGGACCGTCGCCGCCACCGCCGTGGTGTTCGGCGTCATCAAGCTCCTCGGTGAGATCCGCGTCGACCGCGACCACGAGATCGAGGGGCTCGACGCCTCCGAGCACGGCGTCGACACCTACCCCGAGTTCGGGAGTCCGGACACGGCCGTGACCGACGGCGGCACCGTCGACGGGAACGGCATCGTCCGCGCCGACGGCGGCGAGGCCAACGACGGCGGCATCAAGCTGGTGACCGCCTTCATCCGCCCGGACAAGCTCTCGGACGTCAAGACCGGGCTCGCGGAGGTCGGCGCGCCCTCGCTGACGGTGACGAACGTCTCCGGCCGCGGCAGCCAGCCCGCCAAGAAGGGCCAGTGGCGCGGCGAGGAGTACACGGTCGACCTCCACCAGAAGGTGAAGATCGAGTGTGTCGTCGCCGACATCCCCGCGGGCGACGTCGCGGAGGCGATCAGCGACGCCGCGACCACGGGCGAGAAGGGCGACGGCAAGGTGTTCGTCCTGCCCGTCGAGAACGCCTACCAGATCCGGACCGGGGAGGTGGGGCGCAGCGCGGTATAG
- the serB gene encoding phosphoserine phosphatase SerB gives MTRLVAFDFDGTLSDSEMTVLLGEQCGVAEEMADITERAMNDELSYAESLRKRAALLEHLEEEDAEAAYGEVELREGAADVIERLRDRGHYVAIFTGGFERGVAAALEKAGAEVDEIVANRLPIEGGRLTGEVEGPLIEGTKDEQLERVADEQGVPMGRTVAVGDGANDLPMLEVAGLAVGYEPKPAVEPSCNVVVESMFELADLFEDEGVLVPDVRNER, from the coding sequence ATGACTCGACTCGTGGCGTTCGACTTCGACGGGACGCTCTCGGACTCGGAGATGACGGTGCTGCTGGGCGAGCAGTGCGGCGTGGCAGAGGAGATGGCCGACATCACCGAGCGCGCGATGAACGACGAACTCAGCTACGCGGAGAGCCTGCGCAAGCGCGCGGCGCTGCTGGAACACCTCGAAGAGGAGGACGCCGAGGCGGCCTACGGCGAGGTCGAACTCCGCGAGGGCGCCGCGGACGTGATCGAGCGCCTTCGCGACCGCGGCCACTACGTCGCCATCTTCACCGGCGGCTTCGAGCGCGGCGTCGCCGCCGCGCTGGAGAAAGCCGGCGCGGAGGTCGACGAGATCGTCGCCAACCGCCTGCCGATCGAGGGCGGCCGCCTCACCGGCGAGGTCGAGGGGCCGCTGATCGAGGGAACGAAGGACGAACAGTTGGAGCGCGTCGCCGACGAACAGGGCGTGCCGATGGGTCGGACCGTCGCCGTCGGCGACGGCGCCAACGACCTCCCGATGCTGGAGGTTGCGGGGCTGGCGGTCGGCTACGAGCCCAAGCCCGCGGTCGAGCCGTCCTGCAACGTGGTCGTCGAGTCGATGTTCGAGCTCGCGGACCTGTTCGAGGACGAGGGGGTCCTCGTCCCCGACGTACGAAACGAGCGGTGA